DNA from Petroclostridium xylanilyticum:
GTCTGCAATTCACTGTAGTACACCACATGCTATATTCACATATTGAATATGTAAACTTTCTATGATATATACAATCTACGAAAATGTCTACCTATTTGTTGTTTGATAGTCTAATAATTAAATTGTCCATACATGGATTACTAAACTAATAGTACATGTTTTGTAACATAATTTGAGTCGGCAAATCAACTGAAAAATTTCTGGTCACTATCACTCATTTTCCCAATCCTCTAGGAAAATTTTTGTTAAAACACAATTTAATCCATATTCTCGTATTAAAGAGCAATTAAGATCTGTAATATTTCTGATATTTAGTATTGAAAAAAATTCCCATATTATGTTTATTTTTTCTATTAATTTCCTAATATTGAATTATTTAATATATTCTTGTATAATAATAATATCAATTATTTTTATATAAGTCAGTAGTTGAAATATTATAATAGGTGGTGTAAACCGACTTATGTATTTTGTTAAAATGCCAATAAACCCTCCATTATTACATGTTTCAAGCGGACGTTTTGTTTCAAATACACCCTGGATTCATACCAAACGTAATATCGACACTTTTGTAATAATAGTGGGTTTACATGGTTCTCTCTATATCCAGCAAAACAATGAACAATATGAAGTGAAGCCTGGAAATGTCTTAATATTACTTCCCAACACGACCCACCTTGGCTATAAAAAATCAGAACAAAGTTTATCTTATTATTGGTGTCATTTTCATTGTGAAAGCCCTTATGATATTATAGATAAACGGGATTCTGAAAAAAAAATGCTTCTGTTGGATCATACGGCATACCATACTAATAGCTTCGACTATGTACTTGCTCCTATTTTTTCTTTATTTAAAAGCATTGACAGAATTAATATCCTTTTTAATCAACTGCTTCATATATCAAACTCCGGTTATTACACCAAATATGGGGTAAACTATTTGCTGACCTTATTAATGGTTGAATTAACTCAACAAACCTTATCCGAATATCTTGCTGCATCAAGAGACGATGATAATAACAGTAAATTCATGGAAGTTCTGGAATGGGTCCGAATAAATACAGCGATAGATATCTCTGTGTCAGATATCGCCAGACGGTTTAACTATAATGCAGACTATCTTTCACGGCTTTTTAAACAAAAAACCGGTATGAGCTTACAAAAATATATTCATCACCTTAAAATTTCCAAGGCAAAGGAAATGCTTTTGCATTCAGACAATAGTATAAAAGAAATCGCTTATAAGGTTGGGTTCCATGACGAAAAGTACTTTATGAAATTATTCAAAAGTTATGAAAATCTTACTCCTACACAATTTAGGAACGCTTATTTCTATACTCATATGAATAATCATTAGTGGAAATTTTTTATTTATTTGTCAGATTACCCTTTAACTAATGTTAAAGGGTAATATTATATCAATCAATTTCTCAGGCTGGAAAAGAAAAATTACCCTTTAACTAATGTTAAAGGGTAATCTGACATAAATGATTAATTAGTAATTTTTCGTGTTCAAAATATTTCTTTTGATTTATACTACTTGTTATCTACTATTTGTTTAATCGCTTCATCTGATAAATCAATACTATTAATATTTACAGGGCACATACGGAATGTAAATGTAATGTCTTTTTGGAGAAGTTGATATTTTTCCATCAGTTTAGGTCCGCAGCTGTTTGAACCTACGCCACTCATCATATAATCCAAATGTATAATGGTGTTTCCGCTTTTTACAAGCTCATAGGGGTGTTTTGCACGAGTAAGCTCTTCTTGCGTATAATACGAAGCATTGAATGAAAATTCCCCTGCGAACATCATACCGTTTCCTGATAAATCGGTGACTGCTGCCCATTTTGTTCTGTAGTGGCTTCCATTTTCTTGTGGCATAATATAATTTTCGAACATCTCACCTACTGTTGTATCAAATTGACTTATATATGAAGCATGATGTTTATCAATATAACTTTCAAACGGTCCATAGCCAAAGTATTTTACATTGCTAAATTCCTCGGGCATACAAAGCTTTAGCCCAAACCTGGGTAAAAACAGTGGAGATTCCTTATGATTTACTGTAACATCCGTTTTACATTCAATATCTCCACTGCCGTATACGGTCCACAAGCATACCCCTTTTATAAGCGGTAATCTTGAAAAGGCACCTAGAGAATATTCTACCGATATCTCCACTTTTCTATCGTCTGCACTTGCAATTTTAACACTGTAAATATGATTTTTCATCTGGTGATAGCCATCATTGATCCATTCTTTTTTGATGTACCTATCATTGTCAAGAGGTGCCCGCCAAATGGTAAACTCAGGAACATTGGATATAAATTCATGTCCGTCTTTTTGAATTTGTATAAATCCACCCTTGCTTTTTGCAAAAGTGTACATAAAATTATTCCCATGGATAATGATTTCACTATCATTTTCAAAAACTGTTATTAAAGGCATACAAGAAAGCTTTACCATATACTCTTTTTTATCTGTCTTGATTTTTTGCTGCCAAAGATATATTTGATGTCCAGCCTCTGCCCACTGTGTGGATTTTGCCAAAACTGCTTCTACAATTAGATAACATTCACCACATAATCCGGCCGTGTTCAGTGGAATTGAAATAATTTCGGATTCTTTGGGCTTTACCGGCGGTAGAGCAATCAGCCCGTCTTGCGTTGTTTTACCATCTAACTCAACCCGCCATTTTAAGGACAAGTGAGATAAATCAATAAAATCATACAGGTTGGTTACTTTAATCTTCCCATCGTTGATTGCCATTTCTTCTATCTTTATTGGTGCAACTACGTTCTTATGCTCATAGAGTCCCACATGGGGGCGCCGGTCCGGATAGGTTAATCCATCTGCACAGAAATTCCCATCATTAGGGATATCTCCAAAATCACCACCATATGCCCAATAATAGTCACCGTTTTTATTCTTTACTTTCACAGCGTGGTCCGACCATTCCCATACAAAACCTCCTGCCAGACGAGGATGCTCATAGAATAACTGCCAATAATCGTAAAGGTCACCCGGTCCGTTTCCCATGGCATGACAGTATTCACATAGGATTAGCGGGCGCGGTTCATCTGTATCGCTTAAAAATTCATTTGCAATCCAATCAATTGCCGGGTACATTCTGCTGTACAAATCAATATATCCGATGTCAAGCTCTCTATAGTTTAAACGGCCTTCAAGTGCACTTGGCTTGAATATACGCTCATAATGGACAAGCCGGGATGTATCCCGCTGCTTCACCCATTTCCCCATAGCATCATGATTTGTCCCATGTCCTGATTCATTTCCCAATGACCATATGACAATGCACGGATGATTTTTATCACGTTCAACCATCCTCTCCATTCTATCCACATATGACTTCTCATACATAGGCATATTGGATATCATATGTCCATCTCCTGTATGTATAGCTCCATGACATTCAAGATCCGCCTCATCCATCACATAAAAACCCAATTTATCACACCATTCATAAAAACGGGGATCATTTGGATAGTGGGATGTTCTTATCGCATTTACATTGAATTGTTTCATTAGTAAAAGATCTTTCACCATATGTTCAACGGGAACCGTATGGCCAAGCTCCGGGTGTGATTCATGACGGTTGACGCCTTTTATTTTGACATTAACACCGTTAATATACATTACGGCATTTTTTACTTCTATCCGTCTAAATCCTATGTGATTTAAGATAATTTCTTCACCACAGTAAATATATACCGAATAAAGGTTTGGCGTTTCAGCTGACCACAAATCCGGCTTCATAACAGAAATAGGCCCTATTGTCCCACTAGTAAAATTTTGAAAATGCTCTTTATGAATCTCCTTATTGTCGGGAGACTTTATTAAAAGCGTAATATCTGCAGCATCAGAGAGCTTTAAATCAATATCAATCTTGCCTGCTGAAAAATCTTCATTTAAAGTTGGCTTTATAAATATATCCTTTATATGTACTTTGTCACGTTCTAGAATGTACACATCTCTAAATATTCCCGACATTCTCCACATGTCCTGGTCTTCAAGGTAACTTCCGTCACACCATTTCAGTACCAGAACCGTTATGCGGTTCTTACCGTCCCTGATATAATCTGTAATATCAAATTCACTGGTCATATGAGAGACTTGGCTGTATCCGATATTCACACCATTTATCCACAAATAAAAACAGCTATCTACACCTTCAAAGTTTATATAATATTTTTTATGCTGCTTTGGCGTAATGTTAAAATCCCGGAAATATACCCCTGCCGGATTCTCGTTCGGCACAAAGGGCGGATCTGTCGGGTAAGGATAAGCATGGTTTGTATAGTTTGGGGTGTCATATTCCCCTTTAAGTCCTTTTTCAGTAACCTGCCAGCATCCTGGAACAGAAATCTTGTCATAATCGGCAGGACTATAATCTTTACCAAAAAACTCTTCATTGATTTTATGAACAGAATGATAATAAAGAAAATTCCATACTCCGCACAAACTATAAAATCGTTCCGATGTTTCTCTTATTCCTTTTTCTGCTGATTGTTGGTTATGATATGGAATAAAATATGCCCTCGGCTCTTCACAGCCTACATGAAGAATATCCGGGTTTTCCCAATATTTAGTAATAACATTCATTGATATGACCTCCCTATTTGTCAATTACATAATATATACATTTTACAGAGTTTCAAGCTTCGCTGCAATGGATGTGTAGTTGTCTTATTTCTATCCAATCACCCTTTAACCGATCCGCTAAACGCCCCTGAAACAAAATACTTTTGAAAGAATATAAACAACAAAATCATTGGTACTATTCCCAATACAGACCCAACCATAACCGTTCCATATTTCACAACATTGCCCGGTGCAACCATCATAGAGAGCATCAACGGAACTGTGTACATTTCTTTCGAGTTGACAGCAACTAACGGCCACATAAAGCTTCCCCACTGCTGCATGAAAGTAACGATTGCCAATGAAGCACAAGCAGGTTTCATGGTTGGGAGAACAATACGAAAGAATGTGGCAAATTCATTGGACCCATCTATTCGTGCAGATTCAATCAATTCATCCGGAAACCCCAGCAACTGCTGTCTCATTAAAAATACACCAAACGGTGTAATCATAAAAGGAAGAATTAATGCTTTATATGAATTAATCCAGCCTAATTTCGTCATAGTAATAAATAATGGAACAACTGTTACCTGAAAAGGTAGCGTCATGGTCAATAGAACAATACTAAAGAGAAAATTATTACCTTTAAATTTGAATTTAGCGAAAGCATATCCAGCAAGTGCACCAAGCAAAACGGTGCTCAATGTAGTAATTGATGACACAAAAATACTATTGAATAATCCTTTCCAAATGGGCATTGTTTTTTGCAGCAGTTCTAGATTAACAAAGAAATTCCCTCCTGGCAGCCATCTTGGAGGTATCTTAAAAATTTGCGGCTCTGTCATTGTAGAAGCTGCAAACATCCAGTAAAAGGGGTAAATGGATACGATTGCACCTATTCCAAGAAATAAATACATGAGCAGCTGAGA
Protein-coding regions in this window:
- a CDS encoding AraC family transcriptional regulator — translated: MYFVKMPINPPLLHVSSGRFVSNTPWIHTKRNIDTFVIIVGLHGSLYIQQNNEQYEVKPGNVLILLPNTTHLGYKKSEQSLSYYWCHFHCESPYDIIDKRDSEKKMLLLDHTAYHTNSFDYVLAPIFSLFKSIDRINILFNQLLHISNSGYYTKYGVNYLLTLLMVELTQQTLSEYLAASRDDDNNSKFMEVLEWVRINTAIDISVSDIARRFNYNADYLSRLFKQKTGMSLQKYIHHLKISKAKEMLLHSDNSIKEIAYKVGFHDEKYFMKLFKSYENLTPTQFRNAYFYTHMNNH
- a CDS encoding glycoside hydrolase family 2 TIM barrel-domain containing protein produces the protein MNVITKYWENPDILHVGCEEPRAYFIPYHNQQSAEKGIRETSERFYSLCGVWNFLYYHSVHKINEEFFGKDYSPADYDKISVPGCWQVTEKGLKGEYDTPNYTNHAYPYPTDPPFVPNENPAGVYFRDFNITPKQHKKYYINFEGVDSCFYLWINGVNIGYSQVSHMTSEFDITDYIRDGKNRITVLVLKWCDGSYLEDQDMWRMSGIFRDVYILERDKVHIKDIFIKPTLNEDFSAGKIDIDLKLSDAADITLLIKSPDNKEIHKEHFQNFTSGTIGPISVMKPDLWSAETPNLYSVYIYCGEEIILNHIGFRRIEVKNAVMYINGVNVKIKGVNRHESHPELGHTVPVEHMVKDLLLMKQFNVNAIRTSHYPNDPRFYEWCDKLGFYVMDEADLECHGAIHTGDGHMISNMPMYEKSYVDRMERMVERDKNHPCIVIWSLGNESGHGTNHDAMGKWVKQRDTSRLVHYERIFKPSALEGRLNYRELDIGYIDLYSRMYPAIDWIANEFLSDTDEPRPLILCEYCHAMGNGPGDLYDYWQLFYEHPRLAGGFVWEWSDHAVKVKNKNGDYYWAYGGDFGDIPNDGNFCADGLTYPDRRPHVGLYEHKNVVAPIKIEEMAINDGKIKVTNLYDFIDLSHLSLKWRVELDGKTTQDGLIALPPVKPKESEIISIPLNTAGLCGECYLIVEAVLAKSTQWAEAGHQIYLWQQKIKTDKKEYMVKLSCMPLITVFENDSEIIIHGNNFMYTFAKSKGGFIQIQKDGHEFISNVPEFTIWRAPLDNDRYIKKEWINDGYHQMKNHIYSVKIASADDRKVEISVEYSLGAFSRLPLIKGVCLWTVYGSGDIECKTDVTVNHKESPLFLPRFGLKLCMPEEFSNVKYFGYGPFESYIDKHHASYISQFDTTVGEMFENYIMPQENGSHYRTKWAAVTDLSGNGMMFAGEFSFNASYYTQEELTRAKHPYELVKSGNTIIHLDYMMSGVGSNSCGPKLMEKYQLLQKDITFTFRMCPVNINSIDLSDEAIKQIVDNK
- a CDS encoding carbohydrate ABC transporter permease, with translation MKNSIQKTISQLLMYLFLGIGAIVSIYPFYWMFAASTMTEPQIFKIPPRWLPGGNFFVNLELLQKTMPIWKGLFNSIFVSSITTLSTVLLGALAGYAFAKFKFKGNNFLFSIVLLTMTLPFQVTVVPLFITMTKLGWINSYKALILPFMITPFGVFLMRQQLLGFPDELIESARIDGSNEFATFFRIVLPTMKPACASLAIVTFMQQWGSFMWPLVAVNSKEMYTVPLMLSMMVAPGNVVKYGTVMVGSVLGIVPMILLFIFFQKYFVSGAFSGSVKG